GATTAGTTTGGGGAAAGGAGCTGGAGGAAGGGAGTCAGAGCTAAAAGTAATTACAGGGAAGAAGAAGTATAGttgagagaaggggggggggattaaagGTGTAATTAAGGAGTAAAAGTTTTAAGAGAGGTCAATGAAATAGCCCAGAAAACAAAAGGAGCAATAAATGAGCAAGGCAGAGACTGCTGAGGAGACAAAACGGAGTCAGGGGGGGGAACAAATGAGGAAGAACAAATGGTTTAGATGGAGAGAAGGGAAAAGGAAGAgtggggaagaggaagagagaagatgGAGGGGAAAGGAAAAGAGTAATTAAGCACAGAAGACGACAGGTCCTGGAAGAGGAGTGGATGAAGAATGGATGATGATAAAGAGATTGGAACAGGGAGGGGTAGAGAACGAAGCCAGGGAGAGAAATcgaggagaggatgaagagcagaTAATATAGGGGCAGAAACAGAGACGGGGGAGAACacagaagatggagggaggggagaggagagtgtggaggaggtggggtggtGATGAGTCATCACCAGGCTTTCAGCCCTGGTGGGCCGGGTTACTGTGGGGGTGGCAGTGTGACACATGCAGAAAACCCATGCAGAGGGATGTTGGCTGTCATGCCGGGTGCATGTCTCCTCCTGCTGCGGGGGCAGGTAGGAGGCAATATAGGGATGccactgggacacacacacacacacacacacacacactcacacacacacacacacacacacacacacaaaatgatgaTGGCCGAGAGTGAAGCCTCATTAAGACACTGAGGATGGATTGATGGTTATATCCAAAGGCAAAGAGACAATCGGTCAATACAGCTGGAAGAAGCCCCAGAGCCTGCATACACCTCGTGCCTTTGTGTATCTCTCACATACACTTTCCTGCATCATTCATTCTTTATTAGATGGTGCAAATGCAGGGGAGGAAGGGAAaaggcagagaggagaacaTGGAAAAATCATTTCAAGCCATAACGTTGAATGTGCAGTGATAAAATATGCTCCTCTTACTGAGGCAGACTGAAAGCTTTCTGGTCAGTTTTCTTCAGCTTCTCTGCATTTAATGTGTTGCAGCTTTCAGTCATAGTGTCTATCCACATTGCagtttctgagtgtgtgtgtgtcatgcaaGACCAATTAACTCATCACAGGAAAACAGAAATTGTGGCTGCTGGGAACATACTGCATTTACTATTTGTGTTCCCTCACTCTTATTCTACATATGGAAGATGGGCCGCACACATTGCAATAGGTCCCTTCCACTGTGACATGCACGGCctcatctgtgtctctctttagTGCTGAGTCGATGTCAGAGTTGCCATGCCAACAGATTAGGGGATTCCTAATTCTGATCAAGGCCACTGCATGTGCACATATGACACATGCATGAGCGCATGGGtaactaaaaccaaacaaacacacatgcacactttctAGTGAGTTAAAACTATTCAATCAATAGGTTGCACGTCATAGTCCCCTTTTCCCTGATTTAAAATCAATGGTTTTGTACTGTAACCCATTATCAACGATtgtctgtgtgaatgagagATCAACCATTAATCAGGTACATGAACCTTCCCACCTATTTTAGCATCAGCAACATGATAACCATGCAAACTTGCCATCAGAcacatgtgaaacacacacacacacacacacacacacacacaaacaaaaaatactcAGACCAACAGTGAAATTTGAAAACTTTCGTAGGAATCTGTATTTAATCTTTAAACTctacatacattcatacatctCTCAAATAGAGGAGCAGACAGTACGTGTGAGTGTATaatctgtatatttatatgtgtgtgtgtgtgtgtgtgtgtgtgtgtgtgtgtgtgtgagtgtgtgaggtggggGTGTTGCAGGTTAGAGTTTGGTGTTTCAGCTGCCTTCTTCACACCTGCATATTTATCATGTGCTTACAAAATGTGACAGAGAAACATAAcgagtgacagagagacaacaTGGGCAAGTCTGAATGCATAAATGTAGTTTCAacgaacagtgtgtgtgtccatgtgtctaTATAAGTATGTTCTTACTGTATACATCAACATTACGGGTTGCGCGAGTGTTTTCCCAGGAGAAAAGTAGAATTTTGAAATCCattgttcatattttaaattacatcagtgaatcttaatgaaaatatacagtatttttacTCTGATAATCTGCATAGGTCCTGATTATAAAATGTTGATAGAGAAATACCAAGTATTGCAGCCTCTTTTGAGTGGGTTGGTGGGTAGGTTTGtatatgtaagtgcatctatgATGCATgattgtatatgtgtgtgttcatatattATTAATGCAAGCATGGGATTAAGTTGGTGAAGTATGAGTTGGTCTGTGTACATGAGTGCTTACATACATGTGACTCTGCGATGTGATGTCTGCGTatgcaaatatatttatttgtgtgtgtgtgtgtgtgtgtgtttgtgtgtgtgtgtgtgtgtgtgtgtgtgtgtgtgtgtgtgtgtgtgtgtgtgtgtgtgtgtgtgtgtgtgtgtgtgtgtctgttagtcgCTGTCTTCTCTATCTTGAGTCTCAGCCAGTGAACTCTCATCAATATTCTCCAGGCTCTCGGCATGCTGGATGCTGAGGTCAGAGAGTGGGATGCTGGGTAATGTAGTCTGCTCAGGGTAGAGCCAGGGCTTAAACCCAgggttgtgtttctgtttccactCTGAATACTTCAAACAGGCTTTGTTGATCTTCTTCATTGCCTAGAGGGAATAAAAGTAAGATCAAtcagtttattttgttatagATTTAATAGAAGAAATAATGGCAGTGATCACCATAATTTGTCTGACATGAGGTGGATTGAACTATAGACTCAACAGAGTTGAACAGAAATAGTCTATAGATGGATGGGTGACGGGTTCACAGGAGATAAAAAGGACATCATAAAATCATAAAGttataaaaatgtcacattgagaaaaatgaacaaagagAAATATCAGGAGGGAAATTTTAGTTAATAAGTacttttgtttgtcatttctgctgacatggaggggTCAGGGTTTAAGAGatactgcagctagccaccaggtggcgatcaagatgctttggccaatatacagtctatgtattgtattgtatcaCTAGCATGGTTATGTTCAGTGGGATTTATACATCTCGCTGAGCTTCTATTTTTTAACTTGATTGTCAAGGGATTCCTCCTTCCCAGGATGCAGATGGCATCCTGGGAGAGTCTCAGGAGAGTCTTCGCCCTATTTCAACAAATGCGCACACACCCTGAAACAGCAGATAAATGCAGTAACCTGTATGTGTGGAATGTGTGAGTGTACATTTAACAAGCATTTAAGCTCTGCATGTTTGTCATTTTGGCAGCCTCTGTGCTGTGTATAACCTCAACGCAGTGTCTGTGGATTAACACAtcgacaaacacacaaaacactcagaACATGCGTCGATCGGCAAATTACTTACGCGAGGAGCAAGGTAGTGAGAAGACTTGTTGACAACCCACTTGGGTAATGAACCTGCaaaaagagacagagtgagcagaagaagagaaagagagagagggaattaGAGAGAATAGAAGtaagacaggaagaggaaaatgGAGGAGAATGGAGGAGATATAAAAGAGGGATTGAAAGGCTGCTTTATTGCATGTCATGTCATTGAGGATCAAGGTGAAGCATTGAACAaacttcacactcacacacacacaaaaatgcataAGAATACGCACACCTTACAAACCAGCGATTAAAGAAATTTGCACAACAAGCACTCGCATGCAAAAGAATGACAGTGAAGGGAATTAAAGGGAGAACAACAGAAGAGGATTAATGAATAGAAAATGAGACCAAAAAGAATGAGAGAGTCCTTCATATGGTTACTATGACAACTCATTTTGACATAAAGGCAGAGGAATGAATCATTCATTAGAAGTTTGAGCATGCGTCAAgcacctgagtgtgtgtgtttcagcctttCTGTGATTGTAGTCTGAGTTTGTCCTTGTGTGCtgattactgtgtgtgtgtgtgtgtgtgtgtgtgtgtgtgtgtgtgtgtgtgtgtgtgtgtgtgtgtgtgtgtgtgtgtgtgtgtgtgtgtgtgtgtgtgtctatagttatgagggccaatttttaatattttgactttGTGAGGATACTTTGGCCGGTTATACAAATTCAaaggaatgcattatgccaatgggagaaaagtgtgtgtgtgtgtgtgcgtgtgtgtttattacCTCGTGGATCTATGTGGGCCATGTATGTGAGGGTACAGTGGTTGGGCCCCTGGCTCTGGATCATGTAGCCAGTCTGAATGGACACAGCTCTCACCATGTCCTTTTTCGGAGGGTATTTCTGTagagacaacacacaaacacataattcATCATCCTTGCGCATTGAATCTACCAACAACCTGGTTCTCAAACGTGTCCTTGATCAGAACGCTGAATAATCTTAATTTCTGCTTATTACACATTGCCAGCTAATTTGCctattcaatttatttattggCTTTCACACACTACAGCTAAGGTAATCCATCAGTGAATGCAaataatacacacattcacCCTCAAGCCCAAGTCACTGCTGCATAACAATAGCCTTATTTTAATATCTGCTTCATGTAACCTACACAATCCTCAGAACTTTGTCTTGAGCTCTGTGTGAACATTTATCAAATAATATAAAGGGTGTGCAGAGTCAGCACTGGAATTCAAGGGTgctttttgtgctgtttttaagCTGCAGGTCAAGCTGATTTTCTGCTTCACAATCATATTTCTAATGCAAATCCAGTCTACACTAAACCCAGTGAATTACACAGCAGCACAGGCCAGCGTTAGCCCACTATTCCCCACAGCCAGCTCATTTGAGTACGCTTCTAAGAATATTATTCATGATTGTAAAGTGCAATACTGGTTAGCCTGTGCTAATTGGGACAGGCACACAGCCCACAGAGCAGCAGTCAGCTAACGATCTGTTATCAGAGGAGAACATCAGATAACTGTTTTATCTTTTCCTGTTATTTGACTCACAGCTGAGGTACCCACACTTCTTAACCACTAGGTTTCATTGTAGGACAGTTTCTGTGAATGTTTTGCAGCTTTCTTGAAACTTAGCATTACACTTGGCTTAGCAAAGCAGAGGTATTGTTTGTATACCCAACATGCGCAAAATGACAATGCTAGCATAACGCTGTTTTGCAGGTCCATGTAATGTCTATGCTGTTCACCATAGCTTAGCATGCCAACATGCATTTGGCAGGTAAAATTACTTAaacttgattttgttttgagGAAGAGTTCACCAAAGACTACAGGCCTCTGTTGACCATGACTGGCtaaacaaaatgtaatcatCCACCCGGTAGTTGTAATATTTCAGACTGCACCAAAGTGGTGGACCAGTGGTGGCATTGCATCTCTGCAGCCATGCTGTCACTGTGGCTTAAAGAAAGTACTCAATAGGTAAGCTGATAGAGCAGTGGTTGGCTGTAGCACTTACATAAACATATAAGCCTCTCCTGCAAGTATTAATTAGACCATAACAATCTGACCATTGTAGAACGGGAGATTTGCAGTGGAGCAAACTAGAGATACAATGGCAGCTGGGTCCTAAGGTACATTTTCTAACCTGTCGAACTGTTCAAAATGTATGATTGAAAAATAATCCTGGACGAGAGCTTGTAGAATGTAAAATCAGATACTGCACAAGTGGGCTGAGTCCTGGCAGCGGATGCACAAACTCAACACTCCACTGAGTATCCTCTTAAGCTACTTCACAAGTCAAACTCTCAGATACTGCTGACTATCAAGGGTGACCTTGGCTaatcacacacagtcatgcacaCATGTATGGACGTCACAACCTGCAcacaactccacacacacacactcacacactcacactcacacactctctatTATGTTCGTAACCACTTATTGATGCAGGAATGCGGAAGGCGAGACGGAAGTCAACCGCCAACAGTCACATGAGAGCTCTTATCCTTCTGTAAACATGATTTTAGTGAGGGAAAATGGGATtgaggaaggagagacagaaaaggaggaaaaaaagactgaCAGAAAAGCTAGACAGacagagcagaaaaagaaaatgagacatGAAATAACAGGAGCGATAGAAGACGggaggacagagtgagagaggaagagctaAAACAGTTACTTGATTAGCGTATTGCTCTTAGAAAATCAATCTGcaattattttgatatttgatttatCATATATCTCAGTCTGGACTTGCAGTTTTACTTTGTCTTAGTGATAGTGAATTGAATATCCTTTGGTTTTACAAAGCAAATGCTGTTCACAACACTGTGAAAtgcattttcactgttttatgaCATTGTCAAGACCAGACAATCAATTGATCTGCAGATTAGTCAATAGTGGAGATAATCAGTTGTTGTAGCCCTGGAGAGATGAGTACAAGCTTAGAAAAATGgacaacaaacacatggagcCAAACTAAATGCAGGATTTCAGGACTGATTCAAAATGAAAGTCACTCACATggtcacagtgtttgttttctcttactGGCCTTTGTCAGTGAAGTTACTCAAGTTCTTAAAGAGCATGAATGTAAGCTGAGgtaaaaatgcaaatatattcaaatgaatTACATTAAATATTCCAACACATAATAAAGCATTGCAAGCCAAAGTACATTTATCATTTGCCCAGGTAGATGAGTCAAGTGCAGGAGGTACATTAAGACTCTGGGAAGGGGCCAAATTGTTTCTCCAGTTCCTGCCTGGAAGCACTGGTTCCAGATGAGCAGCCTGTTAAATGGCTAATGcacacagttttgttttgctACCTTTCCAAAGTGCAGCACAACGCCCTTAAGCTAAACTGCATAAAAGTTCATGTCAGTTAACCCAATGTGCATTCcatccaccaaggaggttgagTTTCCACCCCTATCCATtttttggttggtttggttGTAAGCAAGATAAAATCAAATTTACTGAATGTATTTCTGTGAAACTTGGCAGAAGACCAGTTTAATACTGGTGTCAATGTGGATCAGGGGAATTATTTGTACTTTCCTTCAAAATTGCATGTTcgtttgtgttttttacattttcaccgtTTTCCCAAgaaataatttgtggatcttttgggccttggtggaggtatgcactttTCTGAAtaccattctagttttaaaatTCTTTCACAATGCACCTTTGAATACGCATGCACATGAGTTATAGTTTCCTGAATTGCTGAATGAATTCCCAGTGGAGTATGTGTAacgtgtgggtgtgtctgtgtgtgcatatactCACAACATGTTTGACGGAGTAGTTCATGATGATATAATCTTTCCCTATTGGAAGCCAGGAACGAAGTGTGATGACATCACGGTTCCGAAGAGGATTTGGGCACTTCCCTgtaaataaacaatataaatcTGGTGAACTCCCCATTGTAGATCAATGTGCACTTGTGTGTATCTGCTTCCCTTCACAGTTCCAAATGAAATTAGTGACAAATGAGTGCAGATGCTTGCTGTAAACAGTTTCTGCAGCATATGTTGTGAGTGTGTCACATACATGAGTAGTAACCGACATCCGCATTGACCGTGAGTTTCCCGATGTCgaaagtctctacgacgtttgTGTCCCATTTCCGTCTGTATTCGATGTCATGGAGCACGTCGTACATGGTCTCAGCTGATACGTCCTTGCACACCATCcgacactgagagacagagagagacacaggttTTGGTCAGGCAATAAAGAAGAAACTACAAAGCGCCAACACAGCTGAATTATGGACTTGACTATTTtgctgaatatatatttatcatataacCAATTCAGGCTATGCAGCAGGAaaatccattacattttaatgatgCTGCATCCCTTAAGTTCAGAGTAAAGTACTGTGCCAGTGTTGAGGAGAACTACAGAGTTTGCTGGTATTCATGCTTACAAAGgtaaaagtaaacaaaaaaaaaacctgctgctggTGATCTGATATGCAGCACACATAAATGAATTTAGAAGATGTATGTAATTATAAGTGTGGAAGGATCCTGCACATACTCAGGATAGGACAGTGACGTGTGAATGACAGATCAGATGGCTGGAGAGTGTCAGTGtctgagagcagagaaaagacaggttgtgagcttgtgtgagtgtgtgtttgtacagctatctttgtgaggaccagttttagTCTTTAACCCACggggtgaggacatttttgtcaaagtgaggacattttggccggtcctcactttgtgacccCCTTTAATCGGTTGGGGatcaagacttggttttagggttagggttagaattaggtgtaggttaggttaagggttagggtttgacATTTACTTTGGATGGTTAgtgttagggtaaggggctggggaatgcattatgccaatgagtgtcctcactaagatagctgtacaaaacgtgtgtgtgtgtgtgtgcgtgtgtgtctgtgtgtgtttgtgtgtgaaagagggagagagagggagaagatgtTCCAGAGGCAGGCCATGGACCACAGATGAGCCATTACTAGACCTGAGCTCTTAAatggaaaacaacacattcagaacaggtcagagacaaacacacaggcacacacaatTGTGGGAGTGAAGGGGAAGCTGAGGGTCTGGCTGCTCACACAGCGATAGGTCCCCTGCTTTTTTGGACAAAGGGATTAGGATATGTACAGTTTACAACTAGAAATGAGACTGAACCATTTTTGGCTGCAACCCAGATTCAATGAAACATATCTAAAAATAGGTGGAAATAGGCTGGCAAGTTTGGATCCAAAAGTCTACTTAGAAATCTAAGATAAAGTATGGTGATATATTTTAACTCTAGGTGGAGTTAGCTGTTTATATCCATACATGTTGATGTGGAACT
The Paralichthys olivaceus isolate ysfri-2021 chromosome 11, ASM2471397v2, whole genome shotgun sequence genome window above contains:
- the stard10 gene encoding START domain-containing protein 10 is translated as MSGHTVTIPDDRAFASFKAECLCEERWSMSFNKGGITVWTEGLEEGKSVHKIKCRMVCKDVSAETMYDVLHDIEYRRKWDTNVVETFDIGKLTVNADVGYYSWKCPNPLRNRDVITLRSWLPIGKDYIIMNYSVKHVKYPPKKDMVRAVSIQTGYMIQSQGPNHCTLTYMAHIDPRGSLPKWVVNKSSHYLAPRAMKKINKACLKYSEWKQKHNPGFKPWLYPEQTTLPSIPLSDLSIQHAESLENIDESSLAETQDREDSD